A region from the Diadema setosum chromosome 13, eeDiaSeto1, whole genome shotgun sequence genome encodes:
- the LOC140236599 gene encoding uncharacterized protein — translation MDFEENPVHESTRLDAGESSDLQQNSSNNRLSTTTEFQPLIIDTDCDSQKHAKLINVAPTESHQQPSFPIEMHPLIRESGIGGSRSGSSSSEDFTPASPMSPDKPTKAHLFPNSGTCGLTGSMPDLINPLTAHACKARMDLVPVVPSPTVLPTSGGLLGGGAAQGIYHTLPAASSQVRKSDSPCKAKCSKVKSEPDSDPSPWHKRASRMDDVDDVNNSTNTSTLALSSTPASPESMRSHLETVI, via the coding sequence ATGGATTTCGAGGAGAATCCCGTCCACGAATCTACTCGTCTGGATGCGGGAGAGAGCAGCGACCTGCAGCAAAACTCCAGCAACAACCGCCTGTCGACCACCACTGAGTTCCAGCCGCTTATCATCGATACCGACTGCGACAGCCAGAAACATGCCAAGCTGATCAACGTAGCGCCGACGGAGTCGCATCAGCAGCCCTCTTTCCCGATTGAGATGCATCCCCTAATCCGCGAGTCCGGCATAGGAGGCTCGCGAAGTGGCAGTAGCTCTAGCGAGGACTTCACCCCGGCGTCACCGATGTCGCCGGACAAACCCACCAAAGCTCACTTGTTTCCCAACTCGGGTACGTGTGGTCTGACGGGAAGCATGCCCGACTTGATTAATCCTTTAACAGCCCACGCCTGTAAGGCCAGAATGGACCTTGTGCCCGTGGTTCCCAGTCCGACAGTGTTGCCTACGTCGGGCGGGCTGTTGGGTGGAGGTGCCGCGCAGGGCATCTACCACACGCTGCCTGCCGCTTCGTCGCAAGTTCGCAAGTCGGACTCGCCCTGCAAGGCCAAGTGTAGCAAAGTGAAGAGCGAACCAGATTCGGATCCCTCACCGTGGCACAAACGTGCCTCCAGAATGGATGATGTTGATGACGTCAACAATTCAACAAATACCAGTACACTTGCACTGTCCTCGACACCTGCATCGCCTGAGTCAATGCGATCTCACTTGGAAACTGTCATCTGA